Proteins from a single region of Crocosphaera sp. UHCC 0190:
- a CDS encoding S8 family peptidase translates to MNSLSDANLVTTSENLSSETIMTSDGSITPQLIPSIPIINIPEFQLNPSFKDSLGNVIDGRGFSVVIIDTGIDLNHPFFGPDLDKNGVADRIVYQYDFSGSNDNDASDKNNHGSHVASIAASSDVNYPGVAPGANIIALKVFSDSGSGDFFDVQEALQWVIANTETYNIASVNMSLSDGSNNTTAITPIFTQGFFQISDELQQLADKDVIVVSAAGNKGEIGVSYPAADPNSLAVSAVDNNKVIASFSQYDVTLTDVFAPGVSIKAANQSGGTTTLSGTSMAAPYVTGAITVAQQLATQELGRRLTLDEIRDLLTKGNDIANKPEYEGKLLDLVELGEAILDMAPYDPTTHIGVNVNGNSEFFRVRTYGKTEDSLNSNTIISDNSNVLTITGNGWKRIPINYNITANTILEFDFESTQKGEIHAIGFDTDNVITANTTFKLFGTQDWVGNITNFEDYTTGIKHYQIRVGDFFTGEYDYLTFVNDYDVTNPNAVSIFKNIQLYEFVETPPIIPASKLNIIKGNTTQSFDIESYGGDKQDLSPTVTLSNDGNQLQVVGNGWKKVALNYNITANTVLEFDFESTAQGEIHGIGFDNDNNIDGVIKGVTQNDGPQLFQVYGTQNWGRKFDTYTGGIKHYKINVGDFFTGNFNYLTFANDHDVTNPNALSKFSNIKLSELPLNSQPLPGSKLNIIKGNTTQSLEIESYGGEQQDLNPTVTLSNDGNQLQVVGNGWKKVALNYNVTANTVLEFDFESTAQGEIHGIGFDNDNNIDGVIKGVTQNDGPQLFQVYGTQNWGRKFDIYTGGIKHYKINVGDFFTGNFNYLTFANDHDVTSPNALSKFSNIKLSESSPMTQQVGDTLLKNSEVMVGLNSNNIDYLIATEKVDNFSLGNSISSLYNKQGDDDYAVIQGFDVTQDIINLYGQESDYLFSSSSGSLPKGTAIFLKTNQGNELIGIVENVTDLTVKSYHNNFNFTS, encoded by the coding sequence ATGAACTCTTTATCTGATGCCAATTTAGTAACAACATCTGAAAATCTGAGCAGCGAGACAATAATGACAAGCGATGGCTCAATTACTCCTCAACTTATACCCTCCATCCCGATCATTAATATCCCCGAATTTCAGTTAAATCCCAGTTTTAAAGATAGCCTGGGAAATGTCATTGATGGTCGTGGATTTTCTGTCGTTATCATAGATACAGGAATTGATCTAAACCATCCTTTTTTTGGGCCAGATTTGGATAAAAATGGGGTAGCAGATCGCATTGTTTATCAGTATGATTTTTCAGGAAGTAATGATAACGATGCGAGTGATAAGAATAATCATGGTAGTCATGTAGCCAGTATTGCTGCGTCAAGTGATGTCAATTATCCAGGTGTTGCTCCTGGGGCTAATATTATTGCTCTGAAGGTTTTTTCTGATAGTGGTAGTGGGGATTTTTTCGATGTTCAAGAAGCCCTGCAATGGGTCATTGCTAATACAGAAACTTACAATATTGCTAGTGTTAATATGTCCTTGAGCGATGGCTCTAATAATACGACAGCAATTACCCCAATTTTTACTCAGGGATTTTTTCAGATTAGTGATGAATTACAACAGTTAGCTGACAAAGATGTAATTGTGGTTTCTGCTGCGGGTAATAAAGGAGAAATTGGGGTTTCTTACCCCGCAGCTGATCCTAATTCCTTAGCTGTTTCTGCTGTTGATAATAACAAAGTAATTGCTTCTTTTTCCCAATATGATGTGACTTTAACCGATGTATTTGCTCCTGGTGTTAGTATTAAGGCAGCTAATCAAAGCGGGGGAACAACAACCTTATCAGGTACTAGCATGGCTGCTCCCTATGTTACCGGAGCGATCACTGTAGCACAACAGTTAGCAACCCAAGAATTAGGGAGAAGATTAACGTTAGATGAAATTAGAGACTTACTAACTAAAGGAAATGATATTGCTAATAAACCTGAGTATGAAGGGAAATTATTAGATTTAGTTGAATTAGGGGAGGCAATTTTAGATATGGCTCCCTATGATCCTACCACCCATATTGGGGTTAATGTCAATGGTAACTCTGAATTTTTCAGGGTAAGAACTTATGGAAAAACCGAAGATAGTTTAAATTCTAATACTATTATTAGCGATAATAGTAATGTATTAACAATTACAGGTAATGGTTGGAAACGTATTCCTATTAATTATAATATTACGGCTAACACAATTTTAGAATTTGATTTTGAGAGTACACAAAAAGGGGAAATTCATGCTATTGGGTTTGACACAGATAATGTAATTACTGCTAATACCACTTTTAAACTTTTTGGAACGCAAGATTGGGTAGGAAATATTACAAATTTTGAAGATTACACAACAGGTATTAAACATTATCAAATTCGGGTAGGGGACTTTTTTACAGGTGAGTATGACTATCTAACTTTTGTCAATGATTATGATGTAACCAATCCCAATGCCGTCAGTATTTTTAAAAATATTCAACTCTATGAGTTTGTGGAAACTCCACCAATTATTCCTGCTTCTAAGCTCAATATTATTAAGGGAAATACCACTCAATCATTTGACATTGAATCCTATGGAGGAGATAAACAAGATTTAAGCCCAACTGTTACCCTTAGTAATGATGGAAATCAGTTACAAGTTGTAGGAAATGGTTGGAAAAAAGTAGCTCTGAATTACAATATTACGGCTAATACTGTTTTAGAATTTGACTTTGAGAGTACCGCACAAGGAGAAATACATGGTATTGGGTTTGACAACGATAATAATATTGACGGAGTTATTAAGGGGGTGACGCAAAATGATGGCCCCCAATTGTTTCAAGTCTATGGTACTCAGAATTGGGGGAGAAAATTTGATACTTATACTGGAGGAATCAAACACTATAAAATCAATGTGGGAGATTTTTTCACTGGTAATTTTAACTATTTAACTTTTGCCAATGATCATGATGTAACTAATCCTAATGCTCTCAGTAAATTTAGTAATATTAAGCTCTCTGAATTGCCTCTGAATTCTCAACCTTTACCTGGTTCTAAACTCAATATTATTAAGGGAAATACCACTCAATCATTAGAGATTGAATCCTATGGAGGAGAGCAACAAGATTTAAACCCAACTGTTACCCTTAGTAATGATGGAAATCAGTTACAAGTTGTAGGAAATGGCTGGAAAAAAGTAGCTCTGAATTACAATGTTACGGCCAATACTGTTTTAGAATTTGACTTTGAAAGTACAGCACAAGGGGAAATACATGGCATTGGATTTGACAACGATAATAATATTGACGGAGTTATTAAGGGGGTGACGCAAAATGATGGCCCCCAATTGTTTCAAGTCTATGGTACTCAGAATTGGGGGAGAAAATTTGATATTTATACTGGAGGAATCAAACATTATAAAATCAATGTGGGAGATTTTTTCACTGGTAATTTTAACTATCTAACTTTTGCTAATGATCATGATGTAACCAGTCCCAATGCTCTCAGTAAATTTAGTAATATTAAACTCTCTGAATCATCTCCTATGACTCAACAGGTAGGTGATACTTTACTCAAGAATTCAGAAGTTATGGTCGGATTAAATAGCAATAATATAGATTATTTGATTGCCACTGAAAAAGTAGATAACTTTAGTTTAGGAAATAGTATTTCTTCGTTATATAATAAGCAAGGAGATGATGATTATGCTGTGATTCAAGGGTTTGATGTTACCCAGGATATCATCAATTTATATGGTCAAGAAAGTGATTACTTATTTTCTTCTTCTTCTGGTAGTTTACCCAAGGGAACAGCTATTTTCTTGAAAACAAATCAGGGTAATGAACTTATTGGTATTGTTGAAAATGTTACTGATTTAACAGTTAAAAGTTATCATAATAATTTTAATTTTACCTCATAA
- the dxs gene encoding 1-deoxy-D-xylulose-5-phosphate synthase, which yields MQISEITHPNQLHGLSLRQLEDIARQIREKHLQTIAASGGHLGPGLGVVELTIALYQTLDLDRDKVIWDVGHQAYPHKMLTGRYHRFHTLRQKDGIAGYLKRCESKFDHFGAGHASTSISAGLGMALARDAKGEDFKVVSIIGDGALTGGMALEAINHAGHLPQTNLMVVLNDNEMSISPNVGAISRYLNKVRLSDPVQFLSDNLEEQFKHLPFFGESFTPEMERVKEGMKRLAVSKMGAVIEELGFKYFGPIDGHNLQELITTFKQAHKIPGPVFVHVATVKGKGYELAEKDQVGYHAQSPFNLATGKAIPSNTPKPPSYSKVFAHTLTTLAENNPKIIGITAAMATGTGLDKLQAKLPKQYIDVGIAEQHAVTLAAGLACEGMRPVVAIYSTFLQRGYDQVLHDVAIQNLPVFFCIDRAGIVGADGPTHQGLYDIAYLRCIPNLTIMAPKDEAELQRMIVTGIDYTDGPIAMRYPRGNGIGVPLMEEGWEPLPIGKGEILRNGDDVLLLGYGTMVHQSLQVAELLKEHGIEATVINARFVKPLDIDLILPLAQRIGKVVTLEEGCLMGGFGSAVAEALLDHNVTVGIKRFGIPDKLVDHAKPDQSKADLGLTSPQIAEQIRQLFFKTLQPAAVG from the coding sequence ATGCAGATCAGTGAAATTACGCATCCTAACCAGTTGCATGGTTTATCCCTTCGACAGCTAGAGGATATTGCCCGTCAAATTCGAGAAAAGCATTTACAGACCATTGCAGCTAGTGGGGGTCATCTCGGCCCAGGGTTAGGAGTTGTAGAACTAACCATCGCCCTCTATCAAACCCTAGATTTAGATCGGGATAAGGTCATCTGGGATGTGGGGCATCAAGCCTATCCCCACAAAATGCTAACCGGACGCTATCACCGTTTTCATACCCTACGGCAGAAAGACGGTATTGCAGGCTATCTAAAACGCTGTGAAAGTAAGTTTGATCACTTTGGGGCCGGCCACGCTTCTACCAGCATTTCAGCAGGGTTAGGAATGGCTTTGGCTAGAGATGCTAAAGGAGAAGATTTCAAAGTTGTATCCATCATTGGAGATGGGGCCTTAACCGGAGGCATGGCCTTAGAAGCCATTAACCATGCGGGCCATCTACCCCAGACAAATTTGATGGTGGTTCTCAACGATAACGAAATGTCCATTTCTCCCAATGTTGGGGCCATTTCTCGCTATCTCAACAAAGTTCGTCTCAGCGATCCCGTTCAGTTTCTTTCGGATAACCTGGAAGAACAATTTAAACACCTACCCTTCTTTGGGGAATCTTTTACCCCTGAAATGGAACGGGTGAAAGAAGGAATGAAACGCTTAGCCGTCTCCAAAATGGGGGCTGTGATCGAAGAATTAGGCTTTAAATATTTTGGCCCTATTGATGGTCATAATTTACAAGAATTAATCACCACCTTCAAACAAGCCCATAAAATTCCTGGCCCCGTTTTCGTTCATGTGGCCACGGTTAAAGGAAAAGGCTATGAACTCGCCGAAAAAGATCAAGTAGGCTACCATGCTCAAAGTCCTTTCAATTTAGCCACAGGGAAAGCCATTCCCTCCAACACCCCCAAACCCCCCAGTTATTCCAAAGTTTTTGCCCATACCCTCACCACCCTCGCGGAGAATAACCCCAAAATCATTGGGATCACCGCAGCCATGGCCACAGGGACAGGGTTAGATAAACTTCAAGCCAAACTGCCTAAACAGTATATTGATGTGGGCATTGCTGAACAACACGCCGTCACCTTGGCTGCAGGGTTGGCCTGTGAAGGAATGCGGCCCGTAGTTGCAATTTATTCTACCTTCCTGCAACGGGGTTATGATCAAGTGTTGCACGATGTTGCCATTCAAAACTTACCTGTTTTCTTCTGTATAGATCGGGCGGGCATTGTGGGGGCTGACGGGCCAACTCACCAAGGTTTATATGACATTGCCTATCTGCGATGTATTCCTAATCTGACTATCATGGCCCCGAAAGATGAAGCGGAATTACAGCGCATGATCGTTACAGGGATTGATTATACAGATGGCCCCATTGCTATGCGTTATCCTCGCGGTAACGGTATTGGGGTTCCGTTGATGGAAGAAGGGTGGGAACCTTTGCCCATTGGTAAAGGGGAAATTCTCCGTAACGGTGATGATGTGTTACTCCTTGGTTATGGAACAATGGTACATCAATCCCTACAAGTAGCAGAACTTCTCAAGGAACACGGCATTGAAGCAACGGTAATCAACGCCCGCTTTGTCAAACCCTTGGATATTGACTTAATTCTGCCTCTCGCTCAACGCATTGGCAAAGTTGTTACTCTAGAAGAAGGCTGTTTAATGGGTGGCTTTGGGTCTGCAGTAGCGGAAGCTTTGTTAGATCATAATGTCACTGTTGGGATCAAACGATTTGGTATCCCTGATAAGCTAGTTGATCATGCCAAACCCGATCAGTCAAAAGCTGATTTAGGTTTAACCAGTCCTCAAATTGCCGAACAAATTCGACAACTTTTCTTTAAGACTCTCCAACCTGCTGCGGTGGGTTAA
- a CDS encoding NACHT domain-containing NTPase has translation MTRRSLRSSSEGIIEAKQALAAKGWTQEYLAGEVGLSSRQSIWKFLTGRPVERHVFKELCFKLALNWEDIADLPDESRVSRPLRVVEDNLDLEELTLRMRSQVRESIDTQCNTLQSSFELTQPPLQRVYTTVNFYLQPSYQRWLEVSDLEQSLAPSEGFHLSPIQYDSVVDLELVAQREKLVILGKPGAGKTTFLQYLALQCNQGKYRRDLIPCFIELRSVWDQGDGEPINFLAYFVTCGKSYGFSNQQTLTLLQEGKFLCLLDGLDEVPQLMRESLCKNIETFTQDFYKNQVIITSRSSAQQFHFRGFTYVEMADFDAQQIDCFVQKWFGAVMADKTEAKNKAQQFLEQLERPENKPIRELAITPILLNLLCSVFKERVSFPRQRTKLYQAGLDILLQRWDQARGIDRDGFYHDLSLVHKLKLLSQIAAITFTENRYFFESRDILGIIENYLTENFSFKEDLENLWLTSEAVLKSIELQHGILVERAKDIYSFSHLTFQEYLTARKIIANDNQNLEDELTKLADQMLDFRWREVILLIMSMLPKADVMIEKMKQFLDNLVKQDLDLQTFLESLNRKVKSMKTSYDEAAVRAFYFTLFRHRDLNLALSLDSNFAKKEQLNPEILLDSTLARAFMDSLNLLDNPSAKNFLNLCFTLELEQKFPLESEFLTGFKQLKLKLPNPDEGKEAIVNWVKNQGKQWVEMFRDILIQYRQIGYDWQLNQQQKELWNSYYDANLFLVECLQGDCQVSIEVKKTIKSTLLLP, from the coding sequence ATGACACGGAGATCTCTACGCTCTTCTTCAGAAGGAATTATAGAAGCGAAGCAGGCCTTAGCCGCTAAAGGCTGGACTCAAGAATACCTCGCGGGAGAAGTTGGTTTGTCCAGTCGCCAATCGATTTGGAAATTTCTCACCGGTCGTCCCGTTGAGCGTCATGTCTTTAAAGAACTCTGTTTCAAACTCGCTCTTAATTGGGAAGACATTGCTGATCTTCCTGATGAGTCTCGTGTTTCTCGTCCATTGAGAGTTGTTGAGGACAATTTAGATCTCGAAGAATTAACCCTGCGAATGCGCTCTCAAGTACGAGAGTCTATTGATACTCAGTGTAATACTCTACAATCATCTTTTGAGCTAACCCAACCCCCACTGCAAAGGGTTTATACCACAGTTAATTTTTATCTTCAACCCAGTTACCAGCGTTGGTTAGAAGTTTCTGATTTAGAACAATCTTTGGCTCCCAGTGAGGGATTTCACTTATCTCCCATTCAGTATGATTCAGTCGTTGATTTGGAGTTGGTCGCTCAACGGGAGAAGTTGGTCATTTTGGGTAAACCAGGGGCAGGTAAAACCACGTTTTTACAGTATCTAGCACTGCAATGTAATCAGGGTAAGTATCGACGGGACTTAATTCCTTGTTTTATTGAACTCAGAAGTGTCTGGGATCAAGGGGATGGGGAACCGATTAATTTCCTGGCTTATTTTGTTACCTGTGGGAAAAGTTATGGATTCTCGAACCAACAAACCTTAACCTTATTGCAGGAAGGCAAATTCCTCTGTCTATTGGATGGTTTAGATGAAGTGCCGCAACTGATGCGAGAATCTCTCTGCAAAAATATTGAAACCTTTACGCAAGATTTTTATAAAAATCAGGTAATTATTACCTCTAGAAGTTCAGCGCAGCAGTTCCATTTCCGGGGATTTACTTATGTGGAAATGGCGGATTTTGATGCTCAACAGATTGATTGTTTTGTCCAGAAATGGTTTGGGGCCGTCATGGCTGATAAAACTGAAGCAAAAAATAAGGCACAACAATTTTTAGAACAATTAGAAAGACCAGAAAATAAGCCAATTCGAGAGTTGGCAATTACCCCCATTCTCCTGAATCTTTTGTGTTCTGTTTTTAAGGAAAGGGTAAGTTTTCCTCGTCAACGGACGAAACTGTATCAAGCAGGATTAGATATTCTTTTACAGCGTTGGGATCAAGCGAGAGGTATTGATCGAGATGGTTTTTATCATGATCTTTCTTTAGTACATAAACTTAAATTATTGTCTCAAATTGCAGCGATTACTTTTACAGAAAATCGTTATTTTTTTGAAAGTCGTGATATTCTGGGAATTATTGAAAATTATCTGACGGAAAATTTTAGCTTTAAGGAAGATTTAGAAAACCTTTGGTTGACAAGTGAAGCCGTTTTAAAATCCATTGAATTACAACATGGAATTTTAGTAGAAAGAGCTAAAGATATCTATTCTTTTTCTCATCTTACCTTTCAGGAATATTTGACGGCGCGAAAAATCATTGCGAATGATAATCAAAATTTAGAGGATGAATTAACTAAATTAGCGGATCAAATGTTAGATTTTCGTTGGCGAGAAGTAATTTTACTCATAATGAGTATGTTACCAAAAGCTGATGTAATGATAGAAAAAATGAAACAGTTTCTTGATAATTTGGTCAAACAAGATTTAGATTTGCAAACATTTTTAGAAAGTTTGAATCGCAAAGTTAAATCAATGAAAACATCTTACGATGAAGCAGCAGTGCGGGCTTTTTATTTTACCCTATTTCGTCATCGAGATTTAAACTTAGCGTTGTCCTTAGATTCTAACTTTGCAAAAAAAGAGCAATTAAACCCAGAAATTCTCTTAGATTCAACTCTAGCAAGAGCATTTATGGATAGTTTAAATTTATTAGATAATCCCAGTGCAAAAAACTTTTTAAATTTATGTTTTACCTTAGAATTAGAGCAAAAATTTCCACTTGAATCTGAATTCTTGACTGGATTTAAACAGCTAAAATTAAAGCTTCCTAACCCAGATGAAGGAAAAGAAGCCATAGTTAATTGGGTAAAAAATCAAGGTAAACAATGGGTTGAAATGTTTCGAGATATTCTGATTCAATATCGTCAAATTGGCTATGATTGGCAACTTAATCAACAACAAAAAGAACTATGGAATAGCTATTATGATGCTAATCTTTTTTTAGTTGAATGTCTTCAAGGAGATTGTCAAGTTAGCATCGAAGTCAAGAAAACAATTAAATCAACCCTTTTATTACCTTAA
- a CDS encoding response regulator — MMLSNLKINKITLRYLGLTSIGLLLAQLLFGVIQVRWRYYQRLETMKARVEDLGKELRIISQESELKLNDSLLERLMRQSSVGSDLVYSIIVNAQGQTITSFFNQENPTVVQTLANQTNLGKPSQTTLKLGKLIEKIEQNPQIQEIRQPLIVGGTSVGEIRIAYTLEDTQQDNLQSASKILIASLIVSGVLIFIMIAMFRREVQIPLGNLVRKTQLLLPEEERASLNQGDELHQLEVLISSLGGNLETLQALQTKIAEQKATEKAIEEINQAKNEFLAMIGHEIRTPLNAVTGMTGLLLDTQLNDQQQEFVSIIRNSGENLLTMINNILDFSKIEAQKLELEEQPFELGPCIEDVLRLFISQASEKNLELAYLIEPKTPRAITGDSTRLRQILANLVGNAIKFTETGEVVIYVNATPLTQEESESPTSYEVRFAVKDTGIGIPPERCHRLFQPFSQVDASTTRKYGGTGLGLVISKRLSELMGGKMWVHSTEGKGSTFYFTLQAEPAPSSSPVTSHEGERELMGKRMLIIDDNLTNQKILTLQAQSWGMFTCAVDSGEKALEWLKRGITFDVAILDMNMPQMDGLELARQIRQQPNCRALPLVMLSSITRQEMASQSDSEEFAAVLIKPIKQSQLYYSLMQIFARKPIKMTKSVKEESKEKLLAESLPLRILVAEDVVVNQGVIRLLLEKLGYWADMVSDGAEVLEALDRRYYDVILMDVRMPEMDGLTATQKIREMIAPEKQPRIIAMTAESMRGDREKCLAAGMDDYIAKPIRIEELQRALGQCQPVLDKPALDPQVLDRLGKMAGKRAKDVINDLIMSYLEDGPLRLSAITTAIAQEDVQAVRQAAHGFRSASANVGAMNLSCMCQEIETIARQGTLLGATEKIPMLKIEYDRVCHALQKELSNHPQLSENWV; from the coding sequence ATGATGCTGAGTAATCTCAAAATCAATAAAATTACCCTGAGATATTTAGGGTTGACCAGTATAGGTTTACTGTTAGCTCAGTTACTCTTTGGTGTGATCCAAGTGCGTTGGCGATATTATCAGAGATTAGAAACGATGAAAGCAAGAGTAGAAGACTTAGGAAAAGAATTACGTATTATTTCTCAAGAATCTGAGCTTAAATTAAATGATTCGCTCCTTGAGCGGCTCATGAGGCAATCAAGTGTCGGCTCAGATTTAGTTTATAGCATAATTGTCAATGCTCAAGGGCAAACCATTACTAGCTTTTTTAACCAAGAAAATCCCACCGTTGTTCAAACCTTAGCTAATCAAACCAATTTAGGAAAGCCTTCTCAAACGACCCTGAAATTAGGGAAATTAATCGAAAAAATTGAGCAGAATCCTCAGATTCAAGAAATTCGCCAACCGCTCATTGTTGGGGGAACTTCTGTGGGAGAAATTCGGATTGCTTACACCTTAGAAGATACTCAACAAGATAATCTCCAATCAGCCAGTAAAATTTTAATTGCTTCTTTGATTGTCAGTGGAGTTTTAATTTTTATCATGATCGCTATGTTTAGACGGGAAGTCCAGATTCCCCTCGGTAACTTAGTAAGAAAAACCCAATTATTGCTACCCGAAGAAGAGCGCGCTTCCTTAAATCAAGGGGATGAATTACATCAACTAGAAGTCTTAATTAGTAGTTTAGGAGGAAATCTTGAAACCCTTCAAGCCCTACAAACTAAAATTGCTGAACAAAAAGCCACGGAAAAAGCCATTGAAGAAATTAATCAAGCAAAAAATGAGTTTTTAGCCATGATTGGCCATGAAATTCGTACACCCTTAAATGCTGTCACAGGGATGACAGGATTATTACTGGATACTCAATTAAACGATCAACAACAAGAATTTGTCAGTATTATCCGCAACAGTGGGGAAAACTTACTGACTATGATTAATAATATTTTAGATTTTTCTAAAATCGAGGCTCAAAAACTGGAATTAGAAGAACAACCTTTTGAACTAGGCCCTTGCATTGAAGACGTTTTACGTTTATTTATTTCTCAGGCCTCAGAAAAAAACTTAGAATTAGCCTATCTAATCGAACCCAAAACCCCCAGGGCTATTACAGGAGACAGCACCAGATTACGGCAAATTTTAGCCAACCTTGTGGGTAATGCCATCAAATTTACCGAAACAGGGGAAGTGGTGATCTATGTTAATGCAACACCTTTAACCCAAGAAGAAAGTGAGTCTCCTACCTCCTACGAAGTACGATTTGCCGTCAAAGATACAGGCATTGGCATTCCCCCTGAGCGTTGTCATCGCCTTTTCCAACCCTTTAGTCAAGTAGATGCCTCCACAACCCGTAAATATGGCGGTACAGGTTTAGGATTAGTGATCAGTAAACGCTTAAGTGAACTGATGGGGGGGAAAATGTGGGTTCACAGCACAGAAGGCAAAGGCTCGACATTTTACTTCACCCTGCAAGCCGAACCAGCACCCAGTTCCTCCCCTGTGACTTCCCATGAAGGGGAACGGGAATTAATGGGCAAACGAATGCTAATTATCGATGATAATCTGACCAATCAGAAAATTCTCACCCTACAAGCACAGTCCTGGGGAATGTTTACCTGTGCGGTTGATTCTGGGGAAAAAGCTCTGGAATGGTTAAAACGTGGTATTACCTTTGACGTGGCAATTTTGGACATGAATATGCCTCAGATGGATGGACTAGAATTAGCCCGTCAAATTCGCCAACAACCCAACTGCCGAGCATTGCCCCTGGTCATGCTCAGTTCAATTACTCGTCAGGAAATGGCTTCCCAGAGTGATAGTGAGGAATTTGCCGCTGTTCTGATTAAACCCATCAAACAATCCCAACTTTATTATAGTTTGATGCAGATTTTTGCTAGAAAACCCATTAAAATGACTAAATCGGTCAAAGAAGAGTCAAAAGAAAAATTACTGGCAGAAAGCTTACCGTTGCGAATTCTGGTGGCGGAAGATGTCGTAGTCAATCAAGGAGTCATCCGCTTATTGTTAGAAAAACTCGGTTATTGGGCAGATATGGTCAGTGATGGGGCAGAAGTGTTAGAAGCCTTAGATCGTCGGTATTATGATGTGATTTTAATGGATGTCCGAATGCCAGAAATGGATGGATTGACGGCCACACAGAAGATTCGGGAAATGATAGCTCCGGAAAAACAGCCCCGTATTATCGCCATGACGGCTGAATCGATGCGCGGCGATCGGGAAAAATGTTTAGCCGCGGGAATGGATGATTATATTGCCAAACCTATCCGCATCGAAGAATTACAAAGGGCTTTAGGTCAATGTCAACCCGTCTTAGACAAACCAGCCCTTGATCCTCAAGTTCTTGATCGATTAGGGAAAATGGCAGGAAAACGAGCCAAGGATGTCATTAATGATTTGATCATGAGCTATCTTGAGGATGGGCCCCTACGCCTCTCAGCAATTACAACGGCGATCGCTCAAGAAGATGTGCAAGCAGTCCGTCAGGCTGCCCATGGGTTTCGCTCGGCTAGTGCCAATGTAGGGGCAATGAATCTGTCTTGTATGTGCCAAGAAATAGAAACAATTGCACGTCAAGGAACCCTCTTAGGCGCGACGGAAAAAATACCGATGCTCAAAATAGAGTATGATCGAGTTTGCCATGCTCTACAAAAAGAACTAAGCAACCATCCTCAATTATCAGAAAATTGGGTTTGA
- a CDS encoding response regulator, whose product MSTVITHHLVVNSLSLPPEVPLILVVDDDRAMRSLLRVAMEEEGYRVIEAKNGQQCLDEYDRRQVDMVLLDAIMPEMDGFTCCQRLRSLDNNVDLPILMITALDDQESIDQAFAVGATDYITKPISWSVLSQRVSRLLQTSQALKQLNSLKSRLEKRQKWQVLENYLVSQGEQPISMKTLLKDVINQLQSLVNAERVGMYQNDGILLAETMRPGYPSVKTLSWEKMTLWETHQNTYQQGKIVNLDFSGDTELSPEAIAPFKQLMIQTVTMMPILVKENLWLLVWIHHCQSSYLWEPWEIDCLAYLGKLLAIAYRLRTAT is encoded by the coding sequence ATGTCAACAGTTATCACCCATCATTTAGTTGTGAATAGTCTCTCTCTTCCTCCAGAAGTCCCCTTAATTCTCGTTGTTGATGATGATCGCGCCATGCGGAGTTTATTGAGGGTAGCCATGGAAGAAGAGGGCTATCGAGTCATTGAAGCTAAAAATGGTCAACAATGTTTAGATGAATACGACCGCCGACAAGTGGATATGGTGTTATTAGATGCAATTATGCCAGAAATGGATGGGTTCACTTGTTGTCAGCGTCTTCGCTCCCTTGATAACAATGTTGACTTGCCGATCCTGATGATTACGGCCCTCGATGATCAAGAATCCATTGATCAAGCCTTTGCCGTGGGAGCAACGGACTACATAACAAAACCGATCTCTTGGTCAGTCTTATCTCAACGGGTATCTCGTCTCTTACAAACCAGTCAAGCTCTTAAGCAGTTAAATTCTCTCAAATCTCGCTTAGAAAAACGACAAAAATGGCAAGTTCTTGAGAATTACCTGGTTTCTCAAGGGGAACAACCTATTTCAATGAAAACCTTATTGAAAGATGTCATCAATCAACTTCAAAGCTTGGTTAATGCGGAACGGGTGGGAATGTATCAAAATGATGGAATACTTTTAGCAGAGACAATGCGTCCCGGTTATCCTTCCGTTAAAACTTTATCATGGGAAAAAATGACTCTGTGGGAAACTCATCAGAATACCTATCAACAGGGAAAAATTGTCAACCTTGATTTTTCTGGAGACACTGAATTATCCCCTGAAGCGATCGCCCCTTTTAAGCAATTAATGATTCAAACCGTGACTATGATGCCTATTTTGGTGAAAGAAAACCTTTGGCTCCTTGTCTGGATACATCATTGTCAGTCTTCTTATCTCTGGGAACCTTGGGAAATAGACTGTCTCGCTTATTTAGGGAAATTATTAGCGATCGCTTATCGTCTCCGCACAGCAACTTAA